The genomic window GGGGTAAAACCTTAAATCCCTTTTCCAGCATCAGTTCAATAAGCCGTTCAGATTCATTAAGAGCACTGATCACTGGAAAATCTCCATACTGCTGATGCTCGTCAGCATATTTACCACTTACTGCAAAGATAGTTGAATCATTCAGCTTATCCAGGTCATCCTTTGTTGCTCCGCAGATGATCCTGGGCATTGCCAGTTCTTTCATTCCTTCTACTATCAGCCAGTCTGCATCAATATGACTGATCATCTCATTAAAACTCAATTGTCTTCTCCAGATCAGATCAGTTTCCCTGATACCTCTGGCAAATACTGGCTCAGCCCCTGCCTGGTAATGCCGGTCACTATTTGAATCCGGCTTTTCCATCCCAAATTCTTCATAATGAATA from Candidatus Stygibacter australis includes these protein-coding regions:
- a CDS encoding molybdopterin-guanine dinucleotide biosynthesis protein MobB; amino-acid sequence: MKAISVCGFHHTGKTTVCEALIKGLSKRGIRVASIKDIHYEEFGMEKPDSNSDRHYQAGAEPVFARGIRETDLIWRRQLSFNEMISHIDADWLIVEGMKELAMPRIICGATKDDLDKLNDSTIFAVSGKYADEHQQYGDFPVISALNESERLIELMLEKGFKVLPQVDPECCSHCGMSCHEFVGAVLKGERKRNECVAENLGRIRVWIDDQEMKLVPFVQNIMHDSLEALLKNLKGYRKGKIKIEFDNNSD